TTATATTCTGTTGCTGTGATTGACTGTTTGGTTGTTGTTTTTGTGACTGTCCATAGGTGTAAGTGAAAGAACCATCTGATGGATTAACTTTAAATTGTGCATTCGGATGTGATTGCTTTGCATCGTCAATGTTTTTAAAGTCTTGCGCATGTACTGATGGTGTTACTAATAAACTACTTAAAATAGTTATTGAAGATATAGATAAATATAAAGATTTTTTCATGATTTTCAAACTTTCCTTTACAAGTATAATTATTCAATATTAGAATACACTAATAGGCTTTAAAAATGAATGATTTTTTTAAAATTATAGTCGCAAACAATAATTTATATCATAAATTAGATTAAATTTAGTAAAAACTATGTACATTTGGTGATATTTTGTATATTATTTTAAAAGAGGTACTAATAATTGTAAAATTTGTATCTTTTTAACTATTGAAACAATTACAAAATATTCAGGAGGTTTTTAACATTATGGCAATGATTAAAATGAGTCCAGAGGAAATTAGAGCTAAGTCCCAATCTTACGGAAATGGTTCTGAACAAATTCATCAAATTTTATCTGATTTAACACGTGCGCAAGGTGAAATTGCAGCGAACTGGGAAGGTCAAGCATTCAGTCGCTTCGAAGAACAGTTCCAACAATTAAGTCCAAAAGTGGAAAAATTCGCACAGTTACTAGAAGAAATTAAACAACAATTAAACAGCACTGCTGATGCTGTACAAGAACAAGACCAACAATTATCAACTAATTTTGGTTTACAGTAGACATTATTATTAATTTTAGGGGCTGTGGCATTTTTGATGTTACAGCCTTTAAATTGATATTTGATGAGTGGGGTAGGCAAAAATGCTTGGAAAATCAGTTTTCCATCCCGCTCTTTTCGTATTGTTATTGACTGAAGAAGCATTGAAAGGAAAAAGGGCATGAAGAAGAAAAGTTGGATATACACATTAATCATATTCTTAATTGTTTGTATTACGGTAGCAAGTATAGTGATATTTGCGAACGGTAATCACGAAGACCACACTGATAAAGACACAAAAAGTAAAGAAGTTAAAAATAAAACCATTCATATGGCCATAGTGAATGAAGATCAGGCAACAACATATAATGACAAGAAAATTCGCTTAGGCGAGCCATTTATAAATCGCTTATCCCAACAAGGTAACTATAAATTTGAAACTGTTACACGCAGCATGGCAGAAACTGGTCTGAAAAACGGCACATATCAAGTCATGGTAGTTATACCTAAGAATTTCTCGAAATTAGCAATGCAACTAGACGAAAAAACAC
The Mammaliicoccus sp. Dog046 genome window above contains:
- the esxA gene encoding WXG100 family type VII secretion effector EsxA, which produces MAMIKMSPEEIRAKSQSYGNGSEQIHQILSDLTRAQGEIAANWEGQAFSRFEEQFQQLSPKVEKFAQLLEEIKQQLNSTADAVQEQDQQLSTNFGLQ